In a genomic window of Corynebacterium choanae:
- the rpsA gene encoding 30S ribosomal protein S1 yields MPTNNTPQVAVNDIGSTEDFLAAVDATIKYFNDGDIVEGTVVKVDRDEVLLDIGYKTEGVILARELSIKHDIDPDEVVSVGDQIDALVLTKEDKEGRLMLSKKRAQYERAWGNIEELKEKDEPVTGKVIEVVKGGLILDIGLRGFLPASLVEMRRVRDLDPYIGQEIEAKIIELDKNRNNVVLSRRAWLEQTQSEVRSEFLHQLQKGQVRKGMVSSIVNFGAFVDLGGVDGLVHVSELSWKHIDHPNEVVAVGDEVTVEVLDVDLDRERVSLSLKATMEDPWRVFARTHAVGQIVPGKVTKLVPFGAFVRVEEGIEGLVHISELAQRHVEVPDQVVNVGEEAMVKVIDIDLERRRISLSLKQADEDYQEEFDPSKYGMADSYDEQGNYIFPEGFDPETNEWLEGFEEQRQDWEARYAESERRHQLHTAQIERNRAAAEKATEAQLSNYSSEAPANDAPAAAASSQEAGGSLASDEQLAALREKLAGS; encoded by the coding sequence ATGCCCACCAATAACACCCCTCAGGTGGCCGTCAACGATATCGGATCCACCGAGGACTTCCTCGCTGCTGTCGACGCCACCATCAAGTACTTCAATGACGGCGACATCGTCGAGGGCACGGTCGTCAAGGTCGACCGTGACGAAGTTCTTCTTGACATCGGATACAAGACCGAAGGTGTCATCCTTGCCCGCGAGCTGTCGATCAAGCACGACATTGACCCTGATGAAGTGGTCTCTGTTGGCGACCAGATCGATGCGCTGGTGTTGACCAAGGAAGACAAAGAAGGACGCTTGATGCTGTCGAAGAAGCGTGCTCAGTACGAGCGTGCTTGGGGCAACATCGAAGAGCTGAAAGAAAAGGACGAGCCGGTTACCGGTAAGGTCATCGAGGTCGTCAAGGGTGGTCTTATCCTCGACATCGGCCTGCGTGGCTTCCTCCCAGCATCGCTGGTGGAAATGCGTCGCGTCCGCGATCTGGATCCGTACATCGGCCAGGAGATCGAAGCGAAGATCATTGAGCTCGACAAGAACCGCAACAATGTGGTGCTGTCCCGTCGGGCATGGCTCGAGCAGACCCAGTCTGAGGTTCGCTCCGAATTCCTGCACCAGCTGCAAAAGGGTCAGGTTCGCAAGGGCATGGTGTCCTCCATCGTCAACTTCGGCGCATTCGTCGATCTCGGCGGTGTCGACGGCCTGGTTCACGTCTCCGAACTGTCCTGGAAGCACATCGATCACCCGAACGAAGTTGTTGCCGTCGGCGACGAAGTTACCGTTGAGGTGCTCGACGTTGATCTCGACCGGGAGCGTGTATCCCTGTCGCTGAAGGCCACCATGGAAGACCCATGGCGCGTATTCGCCCGCACTCATGCGGTCGGCCAGATCGTGCCAGGCAAGGTCACCAAGCTGGTTCCATTCGGTGCGTTCGTCCGCGTCGAAGAGGGCATCGAAGGCCTCGTGCACATCTCTGAGCTGGCTCAGCGCCACGTTGAGGTGCCGGATCAGGTTGTCAACGTCGGTGAAGAAGCCATGGTTAAGGTCATCGACATCGACCTGGAACGTCGCCGGATCTCCCTGTCGCTGAAGCAGGCTGACGAAGACTACCAGGAAGAGTTCGACCCGTCGAAGTACGGCATGGCCGACTCCTACGACGAGCAGGGCAACTACATCTTCCCAGAAGGTTTCGACCCAGAGACCAACGAATGGCTCGAAGGCTTCGAAGAGCAGCGCCAGGATTGGGAAGCTCGCTACGCCGAGTCGGAGCGTCGCCACCAGCTGCACACTGCGCAAATCGAGCGCAACCGTGCCGCCGCAGAGAAGGCTACCGAAGCACAGCTGAGCAACTACTCGTCTGAAGCTCCAGCTAACGATGCGCCGGCTGCTGCAGCCTCCAGCCAGGAAGCTGGCGGATCGCTGGCTTCCGATGAGCAGCTCGCTGCACTGCGCGAAAAGCTTGCCGGCAGCTAA
- a CDS encoding MFS transporter, whose translation MQSTTVGESANNLHLPWYKQLSKEKWKAFFAAWLGVLLDGYDFVLISFALPAIKEAFDLSLVQSAALVSAAFVSRWFGGLILGALADKLGRKPAMILSIFLFAAGSILMAFAPGFWVLFICRLVIGFAMAGEYSSSATYIIESWPKHMRNKASGFLLSGFAFGVILAAQVDKYLVQWVDNSIHAGWGWRALFLTGIIPIVVAIYMRRSLPEADDWEDKKAAGAQAKDHDMLTVLFGGNKKILNIILVVAAAAFLLLIFSRTIGATLIVPLAIICAAIFIFFIYQFDPQRWVIGVAIMLTIFASFMYTWPIQGLLPTYLKDVGMDPDTVANVITFAGFGNAAGYILAGFAGDKFGMRKWYAISIIISQTIVFPLFMQNGELVALVAALLFINQMFGQGISGLLPKWVASYFPIERRAAGLGFCYNVGALGGAVGPILGAALAGSSLGFGGALAVLSVGFAGIVVLSIGLNLPRVFQKMVNADAVRPEDGNDEIIAKA comes from the coding sequence ATGCAATCTACAACCGTTGGCGAATCCGCCAACAACCTCCATCTCCCCTGGTATAAGCAACTTTCCAAGGAAAAGTGGAAGGCATTCTTTGCCGCATGGCTTGGCGTCCTGCTTGACGGCTACGACTTTGTGCTCATCTCCTTCGCACTGCCAGCAATTAAAGAAGCCTTCGATCTTTCACTCGTGCAGTCGGCAGCATTGGTCTCGGCCGCCTTCGTCTCTCGCTGGTTTGGCGGACTGATCCTGGGCGCATTAGCCGACAAGCTCGGCCGCAAACCAGCGATGATCCTGTCGATCTTCCTCTTCGCCGCTGGTTCCATTCTCATGGCTTTCGCCCCCGGCTTCTGGGTACTGTTTATCTGCCGCTTGGTGATCGGCTTCGCCATGGCCGGTGAATACTCCTCGTCGGCCACCTACATCATCGAATCCTGGCCGAAGCATATGCGCAACAAGGCCTCCGGCTTCTTGCTTTCCGGTTTCGCCTTTGGTGTGATCCTTGCCGCTCAGGTTGACAAGTATCTTGTGCAATGGGTTGATAACTCCATCCACGCTGGTTGGGGTTGGCGTGCCCTGTTCTTAACTGGCATCATCCCGATTGTTGTCGCTATCTATATGCGTCGTTCCCTGCCGGAAGCAGACGACTGGGAGGATAAGAAAGCTGCCGGTGCACAGGCGAAAGACCACGACATGCTCACCGTACTCTTCGGTGGCAACAAGAAGATCCTCAACATCATTCTCGTGGTAGCTGCCGCCGCATTCCTGCTGCTGATCTTCTCGCGCACGATTGGTGCCACACTGATTGTGCCATTGGCCATCATCTGTGCAGCGATCTTTATCTTCTTCATCTACCAATTCGATCCACAGCGCTGGGTGATCGGTGTGGCTATCATGCTCACCATCTTCGCTTCGTTTATGTACACCTGGCCGATCCAGGGTCTGCTGCCGACCTATCTCAAGGATGTTGGCATGGATCCTGACACCGTCGCCAACGTGATTACTTTTGCCGGATTCGGTAACGCAGCCGGCTATATTCTTGCTGGTTTCGCTGGTGACAAGTTCGGTATGCGCAAATGGTACGCAATCTCGATTATCATCTCGCAGACCATCGTGTTCCCGCTCTTTATGCAAAACGGTGAACTGGTTGCACTGGTTGCTGCCCTGCTGTTTATCAACCAAATGTTTGGTCAGGGCATCTCTGGTCTGTTGCCGAAGTGGGTGGCCTCCTACTTCCCGATCGAGCGCCGTGCCGCCGGCCTGGGCTTCTGCTACAACGTTGGTGCCCTCGGTGGTGCTGTCGGCCCGATCCTGGGTGCTGCACTTGCTGGCTCCTCGCTCGGCTTCGGTGGCGCCCTGGCAGTGCTCTCAGTTGGCTTCGCCGGTATTGTTGTCCTGTCCATTGGCCTGAACCTGCCACGTGTGTTCCAAAAGATGGTCAACGCCGACGCGGTTCGTCCAGAAGACGGCAACGACGAGATCATCGCCAAAGCCTAA
- a CDS encoding aspartate:alanine exchanger family transporter has translation MLEYLATQPLLALFLIMGVGLALGKVRVFGISLGAAAVLFVAVGVSTVYPELTFPPLLFQFGLAVFVYAIGLSAGRAFFAEFRYRGWKLTVFAIVLLTVMTGVAYLFIGLFGLNERIGAGMYAGSLTSTPGMAAVVALLEKIDPSVASEPVVGYSLAYPGAVLGTIVVAVIGAAVLKVDHHQDAVDEGMFTSPLEWTGVRLRPGITGQVRDLATIAGEEILATRVIIDNQRHELAEPFVRLEPGMVLLIHGDGAALQRAIAKLGEEVVIELSHSDLDYRVVTVSNEAITGRPLGELDTVQNGFMLARIRRGDQELVAEPEETLELSDRVRVIAPSTRMNEAYKFLGNSERQLADVDLLPLAMGLVAGMLIGIIPIPLPGGNVLQLGFGGGPIVAGLILGALGRTGRFNWQLPYHANRTIGSLGLVIFLAGVGTSAGKGFKAALTDPSSLKVVAAGFIITVITMTICGVVCTRLLKLKWDEAMGVAAGITTNPAVISFLNVQTKTELATRGYATVYPAAMIGKIVACQLLMMAFL, from the coding sequence ATATTGGAATACTTAGCAACACAACCGCTACTCGCACTCTTTCTCATTATGGGAGTGGGGTTAGCCCTTGGAAAGGTGCGAGTGTTTGGCATCTCGCTCGGTGCTGCGGCAGTGCTCTTTGTGGCTGTCGGGGTTTCGACGGTCTATCCCGAACTGACATTTCCGCCGCTGCTGTTCCAATTCGGGCTGGCAGTATTCGTCTATGCGATTGGTCTGTCAGCGGGACGCGCATTCTTTGCCGAATTTCGATATCGCGGCTGGAAACTCACAGTGTTCGCCATCGTGCTCCTCACCGTGATGACTGGGGTGGCCTACCTTTTTATCGGCTTATTCGGCCTCAATGAGCGTATCGGTGCTGGCATGTATGCCGGCTCGCTGACCTCTACACCAGGTATGGCTGCAGTGGTAGCCCTCTTGGAGAAAATCGATCCCAGCGTCGCCTCCGAACCGGTGGTGGGCTATTCACTGGCCTATCCCGGGGCGGTACTTGGAACGATCGTGGTAGCCGTCATTGGTGCTGCCGTATTGAAAGTGGATCACCACCAAGATGCAGTGGATGAAGGGATGTTTACCTCCCCTCTGGAATGGACAGGGGTGCGGCTTCGCCCAGGCATTACCGGCCAAGTACGTGATCTGGCGACTATCGCCGGTGAAGAAATCCTCGCCACTCGCGTCATTATCGATAATCAACGCCACGAACTCGCAGAACCATTTGTGCGTCTCGAACCAGGCATGGTGCTGCTGATCCACGGTGACGGAGCAGCACTGCAGCGAGCAATCGCCAAATTGGGCGAAGAAGTCGTCATCGAGCTGTCCCATTCAGATTTGGACTACCGGGTGGTGACCGTATCCAACGAAGCGATTACCGGCCGGCCACTAGGCGAACTCGACACAGTGCAAAACGGATTTATGCTCGCCCGGATTCGCCGCGGCGATCAGGAACTTGTGGCAGAGCCCGAAGAAACCCTCGAGCTTTCTGACCGGGTGCGAGTTATTGCCCCGTCGACTCGGATGAACGAGGCGTATAAATTCTTGGGTAACTCTGAGCGGCAGCTAGCCGATGTTGATTTGTTGCCGCTGGCCATGGGGCTCGTTGCCGGTATGCTCATTGGTATTATTCCAATCCCGCTGCCGGGGGGAAATGTGTTGCAGCTCGGATTTGGTGGCGGCCCTATTGTTGCCGGGCTGATTCTTGGTGCGCTGGGTCGCACCGGCCGATTCAACTGGCAGCTGCCATATCACGCCAATCGCACCATTGGCTCGCTGGGCTTGGTGATCTTCTTAGCCGGGGTGGGTACTTCCGCGGGGAAAGGATTCAAAGCCGCCCTTACCGACCCTTCTTCGCTGAAAGTCGTCGCCGCAGGGTTTATCATCACCGTGATCACCATGACGATTTGTGGTGTGGTGTGCACCCGGCTGCTGAAGTTGAAGTGGGATGAGGCAATGGGGGTTGCGGCAGGTATCACCACCAACCCGGCTGTGATCTCATTTTTGAACGTGCAAACCAAAACCGAGCTTGCCACCCGCGGCTATGCCACCGTGTATCCGGCGGCGATGATCGGCAAAATTGTGGCCTGTCAGCTGTTGATGATGGCGTTTTTGTAA
- a CDS encoding methyltransferase domain-containing protein: protein MQPQPGNPQPQPSTAPGGFGDATGDESVRANRIWWDFDADNYHVEHANFLGLHHDGRFLWSPEFYDEAEHRLLGDVSDKDVLEFGCGSAPCGRWLARDGVGSIVGLDISLGMLRHGIDPTTKEPSIPLVQADACRMPFADNSFDVAFTAYGAIGFVADSQGLMQEIARVLRPGGKLVFSVLHPFRWVFADDPGEDGLTAYLSYFDRTPYVERDPHSRTMTYAEHHRTMGDRIRELLHAGFVLDDLIEPEWPEDLEESFNQFSPLRGRIIPGTAIFVAHLAS from the coding sequence ATGCAACCTCAACCGGGCAACCCACAGCCTCAACCATCGACAGCCCCTGGCGGTTTCGGTGATGCAACCGGTGACGAGTCCGTTCGTGCCAACCGCATTTGGTGGGATTTTGACGCCGACAATTACCATGTCGAACACGCCAACTTTTTAGGACTTCACCATGACGGCCGTTTCTTATGGTCGCCAGAGTTTTATGACGAAGCAGAGCATCGGCTGCTCGGCGACGTAAGTGATAAGGATGTGCTCGAATTTGGGTGCGGGTCTGCCCCCTGTGGACGATGGCTCGCCCGCGACGGAGTTGGCTCCATTGTGGGACTAGATATTTCGCTGGGCATGTTGCGGCACGGAATCGATCCCACCACCAAGGAGCCCAGTATTCCACTGGTGCAAGCCGATGCTTGCCGAATGCCATTTGCCGACAATAGTTTCGATGTGGCGTTTACCGCCTATGGGGCAATTGGTTTTGTTGCCGATTCGCAAGGGCTTATGCAGGAGATTGCCCGGGTGCTTCGCCCCGGTGGGAAACTGGTATTTTCTGTGTTGCATCCGTTTCGGTGGGTCTTTGCTGACGATCCTGGCGAAGATGGGCTTACCGCCTATCTCAGCTATTTCGACCGCACACCGTATGTCGAGCGGGATCCGCACAGCCGCACGATGACCTATGCCGAGCATCACCGCACCATGGGGGATCGGATCCGGGAATTGTTGCATGCCGGATTTGTCCTCGACGACCTCATTGAGCCGGAGTGGCCGGAAGATTTGGAAGAGTCTTTTAACCAATTCTCTCCCCTGCGTGGCCGCATTATTCCTGGTACAGCGATTTTTGTCGCCCATTTGGCGAGCTAG
- a CDS encoding DUF4862 family protein, giving the protein MTNFVVGAYAAQPADLPGQTEFYAALADTGWVDGLEVPFPGQLLEQPDILTPLLKDRFTHSVLTAIPGTMVSVWDNPNFGLGSPDADGRKAALDFTAKIRNRIEQMHTSAGHVFDWVALHSAPTSIAVPAIFRDSLAEVASWDWGDTKIVIEHCDERSTTHTPEKGFLLLEEELAVANELGLHVSLNWGRSAVGSRGDVAPAEHARIAAESGLLAGMLFSGASPEETIYGPVWIDGHLPLSTDEPASLMTPDKVAESVAALGDVELAYLGAKCCVPKDASIEQRIAMIGNIHQAVCGNR; this is encoded by the coding sequence ATGACGAATTTTGTCGTTGGCGCTTATGCCGCCCAGCCGGCAGATCTTCCCGGCCAAACCGAGTTTTACGCAGCGCTCGCTGACACTGGCTGGGTGGACGGGCTTGAAGTGCCCTTCCCCGGACAGCTGCTAGAGCAGCCAGATATTCTCACCCCGCTGCTCAAGGATCGGTTCACCCACAGTGTGCTCACCGCCATTCCTGGGACGATGGTCAGTGTGTGGGATAACCCAAACTTCGGCCTCGGATCTCCGGATGCGGATGGGCGCAAGGCAGCCCTCGATTTCACCGCTAAGATTCGCAACCGGATTGAGCAGATGCACACCTCCGCCGGCCATGTGTTTGATTGGGTGGCACTGCATTCGGCACCGACAAGTATTGCGGTCCCGGCGATCTTCCGAGACTCCCTGGCAGAAGTTGCCAGCTGGGATTGGGGGGACACGAAAATTGTTATCGAGCATTGCGATGAACGTTCCACCACCCACACCCCGGAAAAAGGGTTCCTCCTGTTAGAGGAAGAACTAGCTGTCGCCAACGAGTTGGGGTTGCATGTCTCGCTCAACTGGGGTCGCTCTGCGGTGGGATCCCGAGGTGATGTTGCCCCAGCTGAACATGCCCGAATTGCTGCCGAATCAGGGTTGCTGGCTGGCATGCTGTTTTCTGGGGCGTCACCGGAGGAAACCATCTATGGACCGGTGTGGATTGATGGGCATTTGCCGCTGTCGACCGATGAACCAGCTTCCCTGATGACTCCTGACAAGGTTGCCGAATCGGTGGCGGCACTCGGGGATGTTGAGCTGGCCTATCTTGGCGCGAAATGCTGTGTGCCAAAGGATGCATCCATCGAGCAACGCATCGCGATGATCGGCAATATCCACCAGGCGGTCTGCGGCAACAGATAG